A region of the Polaribacter sp. L3A8 genome:
AATTTTTTAATAGATTAAGATAAAATTTTACAACCAAATTAAAACAATGTCAACAAGTCAAAAAAATAGCGAAGAAGAAGTAGATTTAGGTTCTTTATTTGTAATTATAGGAAAAGGATTTTCTAAGTTTTTCAATTTTATTGCAAGTATTTTTAAAAGTATTTTTCATATACTAATTTTAATCTTACTCTTTTTTAAAAAAAATATTTTAAAAATTGGAATAGCAGTTATAATTGGGGGAGGAATAGGTGTTTTTTTAGAGGTTAAAAAACAAGATTTATATAGCTCGGACTTATTAGTAAAACCTAATTTTAAAAGTGCTAGACAATTATATAGTAATATAGATTACTATAATGATTTAGCAAAACAAAAAGATACTGCTAGTTTAATAAAAACGTTTCATTTAGATAAAGAAACAGCAGCTTCTTTAAAGAAGTTTACAATAGAACCTATAAAAACAGAGAATGATATTATAGATTCATATAATGATTTTATTACATCTGTAGATACTACAACGGTAAAGAGTTATGATTATGAAGATTTTAAACTATCGTTTTCAGAATACGATTATAAGGTGCATCAAATTCGTGTACTTGCTGCAAAAAATAATGTGTTTGCTAGTTTAGATGATGTAATTATTTCTTCTGTTGTTAGTAATAAATATTTTGATAGGTTAAAATCATTAACTAATGAAAATTTAAATAGAACAGATTCTTTATTACGCCAGAATTTAGGGCAAGTAGATTCTTTAAGAAGAGTTTATATGCAGGTGATGATTGAGGAAGCAAAAAAACAAACAAGCGGTACAAATATTGATCTAGGTGGAGAGAAACGAAGTACCAAGGAACTCGAACTGTTTGAAACTAACAGAAAAATTAATTCAGAATTAAAAGATGTTGTTAAAGATAGGTCAGAGAAATACGAAATTATAAATATTGTTTCAAATTTTCAGCCAATAGGTTATAAAATAAAAGGTGTAACTAAAAATTACGTCTTTTTATTAGGAGCTTTAGGAGCCGTTTTTATGATTTTATTTTTATTAATAAAACAACTAAATGTTTATTTAAATAATTATAAAAAATAAGGATGCAATCAATTTTAATAACAGGAGGAGCAGGATTTATAGGGGCAAATTTTATACCTTATTTTTTAGAGAATAATAAAGAGGTACAAATTGTAAATTTAGACGTATTAACTTATGCAGGTGATATTTCAAATTTAAGTGAGATTAAGGATGATTCGAGATATACTTTTGTTCAAGGAGATATTTGTGATCGAACTTTAGTAGAAAAATTATTTAAACAATACAATTTTAATGGTGTAATTCATTTTGCAGCAGAATCTCATGTAGATAACTCTATTAAGAACCCAGATGCATTTGTGAGAACAAATGTTTTTGGAACGTTTAATTTATTAGATGTTGCTAAAAATTACTGGATGGAAGCTCCAAACGTTTATAAAAAAGGATTTGAAACGGCTAGATTTCATCATATTTCTACAGATGAGGTATATGGAACTTTAGGAGCAACAGGTTTGTTTACAGAACAAACTTCTTACGCGCCAAACAGCCCTTATAGTGCCTCAAAAGCGTCATCAGATTTTATGGTAAGAAGTTATTTTCATACGTACGGAATGAATGTTGTTACCACAAATTGCTCTAATAACTATGGTCCAAAACAACATGATGAAAAGTTAATTCCTACTATAATTAGAAAAGCAATTTCAGGAGAAAATATCCCCATTTATGGAGATGGAAAAAATATTAGAGATTGGTTGTATGTTTTAGATCATTGTAAAGGAATTGAGTTGGTTTATAAAACAGGTAAATCTGGTGAGACCTACAATATTGGAGGAAAAAATGAACGCGATAACTTATATATAGTTGATAAAATTTGTGGAATTTTAGATACAATTATCCCTAAAAATACATCTTATAAAGAGCAAATTAGTTTTGTTAAAGATAGACCGGGTCACGATTTTAGGTATGCAATTGATGCATCAAAAATTGAAAGTGAATTAGGTTGGAAAGCAGATGAGAACTTTGAAACAGGTATACAAAAAACCATTGAATGGTATTTAAAAAAGTATCAATAATATGAAAGGAATAGTTTTAGCAGGAGGTTCGGGTACAAGGTTACATCCACTTACATTGGCAGTGAGTAAGCAGTTAATGCCCGTGTATGATAAACCAATGATTTACTACCCTCTTTCAACGTTAATTTCTGCGGGGATAAGAGAGATCTTAATTATTTCTACACCGCAAGATTTGCCCTTATTTAAAAAGCTATTAGGAAATGGAAATCAAATTGGTTGTAGTTTTCAGTATGAAGTTCAAGCAGAACCAAATGGGTTGGCAGAAGCGTTTATAATAGGTGAAAAATTTATTGGTAAAGATAAAGTAGCTTTAATTTTAGGTGATAATATTTTTTATGGTTCAGGGTTGTCTAATTTGTTAAAAGCCAATAACAATCCAGATGGAGGTATTGTATATGCGTATCATGTAAATGACCCAGAAAGATATGGTGTGGTTGAGTTTGATGACAATCAGAAAGCAATTTCAATAGAAGAAAAGCCAGAAAAACCTAAATCTAATTATGCAGTTCCTGGTATTTATTTTTATGATAATGACGTTGTGGAAATTGCTAAAAATATAAAACCAAGTAAAAGAGGCGAGTTAGAAATAACAGAAGTGAATAACGTGTATTTAAAAAAAGGGAAACTATCTGTAGAAATTTTAGATAGGGGAACCGCTTGGTTAGATACAGGGACTTTTGATTCTTTAATGCAAGCTGGTCAGTTTGTACAGGTAATAGAAGAAAGACAAGGTTTAAAAGTTGGTTCTATAGAAGAAGCAGCATACAGATCTGGTTTTATAACAAAAAAAGAAATGATAGAAATAACAAAACCTTTGTTAAAAAGCGGTTATTCTAATAATTTATTAAAAATATAATGATAGTAAAAGAAACAAGTTTAAAAGATTGTTTTGTAATAGAACCAACTTTTTTTAAAGATAACAGAGGTTGTTTTTTGTTGGAATACAATAAAAAAGAGTTTCAAGAAAAAACAGGTTTTGATGGAGATTTTGTATTAGGAAACCAATCTACTTCGCAATATGGTGTTGTAAGAGGTTTACACTTACAAAGAGGAGAATTTGCACAAGCAAAATTAGTACGAGTTGTAAAAGGTAAAATTTTAGATGTTGCTGTAGATGCAAGAAAAGGTTCTGAAACTTTTGGCAAAGTATTTTCTGTAGAATTATCTGCAGATAATAATAAACAATTATTTGTGCCTAGGGGGTTTTTACATGGCTTTTCTGTTTTAGAAGATGACACTATTGTATCTTATAAATGTGATAACTATTATGAGCCTGCAGCAGAAGATGGTGTTTTATTTGATGATAAAGATTTAAATATCGATTGGCAAATACCTGTTGATAAAGTTACTTTGTCTGAGAAGGATACCAAGTTAAAAGCGTTTAATGGGTTTTAAGTAATAACAAGTATAGAAATTTATCTAAAAAAATAGTTGTTTCTAGTTGTGCTTTTTAATTATATGATGAAGAGGGTATATTCTGAATATTTATTATTAGACAAAGATAAAGGAGGTAAGTTTGTAACTTATTGGAAATAGACTCAGTAAAAAATAAGTTACTTAAAGTAAAAAAAAATTGAATAGAATATTAGACTTTATTAAGATAAAAAGAATTTAAAAATAATTAAGAATTTTTCAGCTCTTACATTAATTCAAGTACTTAATTATTTATTTGTTTTATTGTTAATACCATATGTAGTTAGAATTATTCACGCAAATAATTTTGGGTTAATTACTTATTATAATGAGATATTAGTTTATTTTATAATTTTAGTTAATTTTGGTTTTGAATTTACCGCTACAAGAAAAATATCATTAAATATTGATGATAAATTAGAGATAAGAAAAATTTTTTGGGAGACAGTTTTTGTAAGAACTAGCTTAATGTTTTTTAGCTTTTTTGTCTTTTTCTTGATAATATTCTATGCAGAAAGTATATCCAATATTAGTTTATTGATAATCATTTTTTGTAAGATTATTGGTTTAACCTACCTGCCTACTTGGTTTCTTACAGGAATAGAAAAGAATAATATAGCAGCCTATTTTGTTTTCTTTTCAAAGCTAAGTGCTTTGATTTTAATATTGTTATTTGTCAATAATGAAGATGATTTTATTCTTTATGCATTAATTTTAACAATTGTAGAAATTGTAATAGGGTTATCTTTATTTATGTATGTAATTTATAAATATGATTTATCTGTAGTTATAAAACCAAACTTAAATTCGTTGTTTTCTATAGTAAAAGAAAATTTTTCAATTTTCTTAAATATTATTTTAAACCAATACGTAACTCTCAATTTTTTTCTATTAGGCTTCTTTGTTAGCGATGAATTATTAGGGTATTACGGAGGTGCTTTTAAAATAATTATGCCAATTATGATAATCACTTGGTTCCCTTTAAATCAATCAATTTATCCTTTAATGAACAGAGCATTTGATGAGGGTTTAAAAAAAGGAATTACCATTTTTAAAAAGATGTTACGCCCTATTTTAATATTTAATTGCTTATTAACGTTATTTATATATGTTGCTGCGCCTCTTTTAGTGAAAATAGTTTTAGGAAAAGAGTTTGTTAGTTCTGTTAGAATTTTAAGGATATTTTCATTTCTTCCAATTCTAGTAACTCTAACAAATTATTTAACAATACAAGGTTTGTATGCAATGAAATTAGAAAGGTTATCGCCTTACATTGGGTTTTTTGTGGGGCTTACTTGTTTATCTTTAAATCTAATATTCACACCTGATTATGGTGTTTTATCTTCTGCATATATTTGGGTCTTTACTCAATTATTAGCAGTATTAATTACCATGTATGTATTGTATAAAAATGGACTAAATGTCTTAGAAAGAAATAAGAATAGTTAGAAATATTAAATTGACTTTTATATTATTTTTTATGAAAAGAAAAAAGGTCAAGGTAGTTTTTAAAATAATAAGTTAATTAATTTTTTAGAATGATTAGAAAGATTGTTGAGATTTTTGCGCATTTTGTTAGTCTATTCTTTAATTATAGTTTAATTAAATATTGGAGGTTTTTCATAAATAATATTTACAGTTACAGTGTAAAGAGAAGGTTTAAAAAATGTGGTAATAATACTTTTATAGAAGCGCCAATATATATAGAAGGAGCTAGAAATATTACGATTGGTAATGATTTTTATTGTTTTAAAAGGTTACGAATTGAAGCTTATGAGAAGCATCTTCAAAGCAAGTTTAAACCTGTTATTTTAATAGGTAATAACGTTAGTATAAACTATGATTGTCATATAGGCTGTATTAATGAAATTGTTCTTGGAGATAACGTTCTTATAGGAAGTAGAGTGTTTATTACAGATCATTATCATGGAGATACAGATAATTCTAACATATTAGATGTTGCTCCAAACAAAAGGCAGTTAGTGTCAAAAGGTCCTGTTATCATTGAAAGCAATGTTTGGATTGGTGAAGGAGTGTCAATTATGCCTAATGTCACTATTGGAAAAAATTCAATTATTGGTGCCAATGCTGTTGTAACTAAAAGTTTTCCGGCTAATTCTATTATTGGTGGTGTGCCTGCCAAATTGATAAAAAAAGTGTAAAAAAAATGAAAGTAAGTTTAGAAGGATTTAGTGTTGCTATTCCAGCATATAGTAGAGTAAAGGAGTTTGAAGAATTATTGAGATCAATTTATGATATGTCTTTTTTACCAAATGAAATTGTTATTTGTGAAGATGGTTCTAAAGAACGAAAGGAATTGTCAGCAATAGGATCTCAATGGAAATCTAAATTTCAAGAAAAAAACTGTAACCTTATTTTTATTGAAAACGAAATAAATTTAGGTTACGACGCTAACGTTAGAAAATTAATTGAAGTCTCTTCTTTTAAATGGGTTGTTTTAATTGGTAATGATGATTTGTTTTTAAAAGACGGTTTAAGTGTTTTAAAGGAGTTTACTGACAGAAATGAAAATATTTCTATGGTGTCAAGGCCTTTTATAAGGTTTAGTGATGATATTAATAAGCCATTAGGATTCTCTACTATAGATAGTAAAGAAAATATATATAGTAATTCTAACAAGAGTTCTTCAAAAATGATTTTTAGATCTTGTGGATTTGTTGGAGGATTAGTAATAAATAGAAATTGGGCTTTACCATTAGCAACAAAGAAATATGATGGTTCTTTGTACTATCAAATCTATTTAGCATGTAATGCTTTTTGTACAAATGGAATTGGTTATTTGAATAGACCTACTGTTGGTGGTAGAACAGGTAACCCACCTTTATTTGGTTCTGCCAAAAGTGAATCTGAAATTCATGTACCAGGAGCTTACTCAGCAAAAGGAAGAGCAAAAATGTGGAAATCTGTATTAGAAATCTCGCAAGACATAGGTACAAAATATAAAGTAGATATATATAAAGATTTAAAAAAAGAGTTAATGGTTAAACAGTCTTTTCATGTTTTTGAAATGAATGTTGGAGTTGGAGTAAGAGAATTAAAGGAGTTGAAAAGTGAATTAAAGAAAATAGAATTGTTTAATCATATTGTTCCAAAATTTTTATTTACTATAAATTATTTCTTTGGTAGAAATGCTTTAATTTTTTATCGATTAATTAGAAAAATAGCACAATAATAAATTGATAATAAAAACAAAATATTCACTTTTTAGAATTGTTTTAGTATTGGCTATAATATTTAATATAGCCTTACCTAAAGGAGGATTTGATGTTGGAGGTATACCTATTACTTGGGGTTATATTATCCTCTTTTTGATTATTTTTTCAACTTTCTTAAAAAGTTTACTTTTAACTAAAATAGGAACCTATAGGCTTCAAGCCTATTTACTATCATTACCATTTACTATATGTTTTATTTCTTATTTATTTTATGTTGAGAAGTTTTCTCTTGGAGGAGGTTTTTTAATATCCTGTATTATAAGTTTTGTTTTTTTTCCAATCATATTTTTATTGTTTTTTGAAGAATGGGTGAAAAAAATCATTAAAGATTTTGATTTTTTTCACAAAATATTATTACGTACAATATTATTTATATCTGTATTTGGTATTATATTATTTTTTTATAAAATAATTACCGGGCTAGCTTTTGAAATTCCTTATTTAACAGTAAATATTAAAGATTATGGTTTACTCAATTCGAAGCATAATAATAGGGGAGGTGGGATATTTAAATTAATATCAACTTATAGTAACGGAAATATTTTTGGAGTTTGTATGTTATTTCTCCTGCCATTTACAAAAAATCATAAATGGCATAAAACTTTTTTAAAATTAGCGATGATTCTTACATTATCCAGAACAGTATGGGCAGGACTTATTATTTATGAAATTATTTCTTATAGAAAACATTTTGTTAAAATGGCTCTAATAGGTTCAGGTGTTGCCTTTGCTTTAGTATTTGTATTGGTATTTGTTTTAGGAAAAGATATGAGCTATCTTTTAGACCCTACTTTGAATGGTCGGTTAAATGGGAGTTTTTTTCAAAAAATACATTTGTTTTTTTATGATTTAGATTTTAAAGGGATTGCCGAAATGACCTACAAGAGTATTTTAGAGCAAATGGGTATTGTTGGTTTTATATTATTCATTATTCATTTTTTTTCTTCATTAATTGTGAATCAATTTTATAAATTATCTCAATATCAAAATGAATATCAAAAACAATTAAAAGTAGGGATATTAACATATTTAATTGTAGCATTTGTAGATGGAGCTTATGTTTTAATACCAGTTAGTTTATTTTTGTGGTTCTTTAATTCTTTAATTTTAACAAAACAATTAAAAGAAAATGAAGAAGGCTAGTTTGTTTTTACTGCCCTTAGCAGTGTCTTTTCCTATTGAAAAGTTAAGTAATGTTTTTTTAGTATTGTTTTTGCTTACTCAATTGATTCTGTTTTTTTTAAAAAAGATACAATTTACTTTCACTTACAAGATTTTTAAAAATCCATTAGTAATTTTGTTTTTTTTTACTTTTTTCTTATTAAAATTAAGAACCTCTTTAGGTGGATGGGATAGGGATTTATCGTTGCTATTATTACCTATCTTTTTCTCTTTTAGGGAATTTAAACAAGAAGATATTTATTTTATTTTAAAGTGGTTTGTTTATTTCCTTGGTTTAGGATTGATAACATGTCTATTTTATGAAATAATAGCAGAGTTTTATTTTAATAATTATGTAAATGAATGGAAATTAGTAGAACATTATAAAAATAACCATATTTTTTATTTAATACATTCAATTTCAGAAAGAATAGGCTTTCATCATATTTATTTGTCATTATATTTGTTTTTCGGTTTTATTATTAGTCATTGGTTGTTGAATGAAAAAGTTATTGAAAGTAAAAATGAAAGATCTTTTGTAATAATTTTGATGATTTTCTTTTTTCTTTTTTCTTTTTTATCAATATCAAGAATGACTATTATTTCTTTTATTATTTATTTTTTAGGAGTAGTTTTCTATAGCTTAAAAAAAAGAAATAAGATAAATTATGGTTTAATAATATTCTTTATTTTTATAGGAGTATCCACTGTCTTTTTTTCAAACAAATTTACGGAAAGGTTTAAGAATATAAAAAATGACCCTAGAATTAATCTTTTTAATTTGTCTGTTGATTTATCTCAAGAAGCCTTTTTTTTAGGATATGGTGCTAGAAGAGGTGAAGAATTATTAATTGAAAAACAAAGGAAAGAAGGGGGTAATGTATATTACAATAATCCTCATAACCAATATTTAGATTATTTATTAAAAGGAGGAGGTCTTATGCTTTTATTCTTTTTAACACTTCTTTTTTTATTATCTAAGTATTTTATTGTAAATAATTTATATATAGGATATATATTTGTTTTCTTTTTTGCCTTACAATGCTTAACAGAAGCTTTAATGGAACGTTACAGAGGGATTATTTTGTTTTCTTTTTTAATTAGTATATTTCTTAAATTGGTGTCTTTTAAAAGTGAAAAAAAAATAATAAATTAAATTGATGAAAGTAGCTATTATACATTATTGGTTTATTTCAAGAAGAGGAGGAGAAAAAGTTGTCGAATCTCTTTTAAAATTATATCCAGATGCAGACATTTATACCCTTTTTTATGATGAAGAAAAATATGGAAATCATTTAAAGAAACATAATGTATACACCTCAAAGTATAATACTCCTTTTTATAGAAAATATTATCAAAAGATTTTCCCATTATACCCAAAAGCAGTTAAATCTTTAAAACTTAAACAAGATTATGATTTAATAATTTCTTCAGAATCAGGGCCTGCAAAAGGTATTCAGATAGATAATAATGCAAAACATGTGTGTTATATTCATAGTCCAATGAGATATTGTTGGGGGTTTACACAAGATTATTTAAACTCCATGAATATTCTTTTAAGGCCTTTTGCACGATTTTTTTTTAATAAATTAAAAGATTGGGATACTACTACTATTGATAATGTTGATTTGTATGTTGCAAATTCAATGAATGTAGCAAAAAGAGTGGAACAGTATTATAATAGAAAAGCAATTGTAGTTTATCCTCCAATAGAAGCTAAATTATTCGAGGAGCCTTTAGATTTAAAAAAGCATAAAGAGTTTTATTTAAGTTTTGGTGCTATAACACCTTATAAAAGAATAGATTTATTGGTTGATTGTTTTAATAATAATGGAAAAAAATTAATTATTATAGGTAATGGGTCTGAAAAAGAAAAGTTACAAAGGAAAGCCAAATCAAATATTGAGTTTAAAGGTTTTTTAGAGACTAAAGAGTTAGAAGAGTTTATTAAAGGAGCAAAAGCACTTTTGTTTCCTGGGGAAGAAGATTTTGGAATGATTCCCTTAGAGGTTATGTCATTTGGGATACCTGTAATTGCTTATAATAAAGGAGGAGCGCTTGAAACGGTTATTGAAAATAAGGAGGAAATTTCTAAATCTACAGGTGTTTTTTTTAAGGAACAGGAAGTGAGTAGTTTACAGTCTGCAATTGATTTCTTTGATAAAGTTGAAAATAAGTTCAATCCAATTTGGATAAGAAAACACGCTAAAAAATTTGAAGAGAATAAGTTTTTATTTAGTTTTAGCGAAACAATTACTAATCTGTTAAAATAATAAATTTGAAAAAAAGATATTCTTATTTAATAAAACCATTACAAATTATTTTAGATATCATAATAATTAATTTAATTACTTACGTGATTTATGATATAGAATATTTTAATATATATTTTTTATCTTATATTACTAGTTTTT
Encoded here:
- a CDS encoding oligosaccharide flippase family protein; this translates as MKNFSALTLIQVLNYLFVLLLIPYVVRIIHANNFGLITYYNEILVYFIILVNFGFEFTATRKISLNIDDKLEIRKIFWETVFVRTSLMFFSFFVFFLIIFYAESISNISLLIIIFCKIIGLTYLPTWFLTGIEKNNIAAYFVFFSKLSALILILLFVNNEDDFILYALILTIVEIVIGLSLFMYVIYKYDLSVVIKPNLNSLFSIVKENFSIFLNIILNQYVTLNFFLLGFFVSDELLGYYGGAFKIIMPIMIITWFPLNQSIYPLMNRAFDEGLKKGITIFKKMLRPILIFNCLLTLFIYVAAPLLVKIVLGKEFVSSVRILRIFSFLPILVTLTNYLTIQGLYAMKLERLSPYIGFFVGLTCLSLNLIFTPDYGVLSSAYIWVFTQLLAVLITMYVLYKNGLNVLERNKNS
- a CDS encoding glycosyltransferase; amino-acid sequence: MKVAIIHYWFISRRGGEKVVESLLKLYPDADIYTLFYDEEKYGNHLKKHNVYTSKYNTPFYRKYYQKIFPLYPKAVKSLKLKQDYDLIISSESGPAKGIQIDNNAKHVCYIHSPMRYCWGFTQDYLNSMNILLRPFARFFFNKLKDWDTTTIDNVDLYVANSMNVAKRVEQYYNRKAIVVYPPIEAKLFEEPLDLKKHKEFYLSFGAITPYKRIDLLVDCFNNNGKKLIIIGNGSEKEKLQRKAKSNIEFKGFLETKELEEFIKGAKALLFPGEEDFGMIPLEVMSFGIPVIAYNKGGALETVIENKEEISKSTGVFFKEQEVSSLQSAIDFFDKVENKFNPIWIRKHAKKFEENKFLFSFSETITNLLK
- the rfbB gene encoding dTDP-glucose 4,6-dehydratase: MQSILITGGAGFIGANFIPYFLENNKEVQIVNLDVLTYAGDISNLSEIKDDSRYTFVQGDICDRTLVEKLFKQYNFNGVIHFAAESHVDNSIKNPDAFVRTNVFGTFNLLDVAKNYWMEAPNVYKKGFETARFHHISTDEVYGTLGATGLFTEQTSYAPNSPYSASKASSDFMVRSYFHTYGMNVVTTNCSNNYGPKQHDEKLIPTIIRKAISGENIPIYGDGKNIRDWLYVLDHCKGIELVYKTGKSGETYNIGGKNERDNLYIVDKICGILDTIIPKNTSYKEQISFVKDRPGHDFRYAIDASKIESELGWKADENFETGIQKTIEWYLKKYQ
- the rfbC gene encoding dTDP-4-dehydrorhamnose 3,5-epimerase, which encodes MIVKETSLKDCFVIEPTFFKDNRGCFLLEYNKKEFQEKTGFDGDFVLGNQSTSQYGVVRGLHLQRGEFAQAKLVRVVKGKILDVAVDARKGSETFGKVFSVELSADNNKQLFVPRGFLHGFSVLEDDTIVSYKCDNYYEPAAEDGVLFDDKDLNIDWQIPVDKVTLSEKDTKLKAFNGF
- a CDS encoding O-antigen ligase family protein, with the translated sequence MFFFTFFLLKLRTSLGGWDRDLSLLLLPIFFSFREFKQEDIYFILKWFVYFLGLGLITCLFYEIIAEFYFNNYVNEWKLVEHYKNNHIFYLIHSISERIGFHHIYLSLYLFFGFIISHWLLNEKVIESKNERSFVIILMIFFFLFSFLSISRMTIISFIIYFLGVVFYSLKKRNKINYGLIIFFIFIGVSTVFFSNKFTERFKNIKNDPRINLFNLSVDLSQEAFFLGYGARRGEELLIEKQRKEGGNVYYNNPHNQYLDYLLKGGGLMLLFFLTLLFLLSKYFIVNNLYIGYIFVFFFALQCLTEALMERYRGIILFSFLISIFLKLVSFKSEKKIIN
- the rfbA gene encoding glucose-1-phosphate thymidylyltransferase RfbA; amino-acid sequence: MKGIVLAGGSGTRLHPLTLAVSKQLMPVYDKPMIYYPLSTLISAGIREILIISTPQDLPLFKKLLGNGNQIGCSFQYEVQAEPNGLAEAFIIGEKFIGKDKVALILGDNIFYGSGLSNLLKANNNPDGGIVYAYHVNDPERYGVVEFDDNQKAISIEEKPEKPKSNYAVPGIYFYDNDVVEIAKNIKPSKRGELEITEVNNVYLKKGKLSVEILDRGTAWLDTGTFDSLMQAGQFVQVIEERQGLKVGSIEEAAYRSGFITKKEMIEITKPLLKSGYSNNLLKI
- a CDS encoding glycosyltransferase family A protein encodes the protein MKVSLEGFSVAIPAYSRVKEFEELLRSIYDMSFLPNEIVICEDGSKERKELSAIGSQWKSKFQEKNCNLIFIENEINLGYDANVRKLIEVSSFKWVVLIGNDDLFLKDGLSVLKEFTDRNENISMVSRPFIRFSDDINKPLGFSTIDSKENIYSNSNKSSSKMIFRSCGFVGGLVINRNWALPLATKKYDGSLYYQIYLACNAFCTNGIGYLNRPTVGGRTGNPPLFGSAKSESEIHVPGAYSAKGRAKMWKSVLEISQDIGTKYKVDIYKDLKKELMVKQSFHVFEMNVGVGVRELKELKSELKKIELFNHIVPKFLFTINYFFGRNALIFYRLIRKIAQ
- a CDS encoding acyltransferase — its product is MIRKIVEIFAHFVSLFFNYSLIKYWRFFINNIYSYSVKRRFKKCGNNTFIEAPIYIEGARNITIGNDFYCFKRLRIEAYEKHLQSKFKPVILIGNNVSINYDCHIGCINEIVLGDNVLIGSRVFITDHYHGDTDNSNILDVAPNKRQLVSKGPVIIESNVWIGEGVSIMPNVTIGKNSIIGANAVVTKSFPANSIIGGVPAKLIKKV